In Candidatus Cohnella colombiensis, one DNA window encodes the following:
- the walK gene encoding cell wall metabolism sensor histidine kinase WalK: MKGFRLFRSIQIKLILMVLLLILIAVQLIGVYFISTMKTSLINTFTTNLNNQSNLLTSVLSASNLFSSTKDENGTGDTNELLSTLVGSFFNISGAEIQVLDSSGKVLATSKSSQQFYVGRKNTSLLVSRALQGVRDNEEEIIDEDNTRNKVIAKPINSNGRIVGAIYVVASMQEVYQTMERINQIFVSGTLIALGLTTILGVLLAGTITSPIKVLTKQATAVAEGRFTERVPVFGKDEIGQLSMAFNDMTDRLSEALAINEEEKEKLASILSNMSDGVLATDEYGRVIVSNRRARGMLGVDELKEGIELSIALGIEKEPINDTLQGNENALLLRRDEDEEEELVFRVTLTPIRRRDRGVAGAIAVLQDVTEMEKLEHARREFVANVSHELRTPLTTIKSYAEALGDGALEEPPLADRFVGVIRSETERMIRLVTDLLHLSRFDSGRNQLRGQKTDLSEMLEEVVDRFSFQLRQKAITASVKVEHKLKGVWIDRDGIDQVLDNLVSNAIKYTLDGGTIEILARRNEASLLAIMIKDTGIGIPKKDLARIFERFYRVDKARSRNMGGTGLGLSIAREIVRAHGGTITIDSEANVGTVVTVLLPIVLEGSEPR; the protein is encoded by the coding sequence ATGAAAGGATTCCGCTTGTTCCGCAGCATTCAGATCAAGCTTATTCTTATGGTGCTGCTGCTTATTCTGATCGCGGTACAGTTGATTGGCGTCTATTTCATCAGTACGATGAAGACTTCGTTGATCAATACCTTTACAACAAATTTGAACAACCAATCGAACTTACTTACTTCTGTTCTCTCTGCATCGAACTTGTTCTCTAGTACAAAGGACGAGAATGGAACGGGCGATACGAATGAGCTGCTGAGCACGCTGGTCGGCAGCTTCTTCAACATTAGCGGTGCAGAAATTCAGGTGCTAGATAGTAGTGGAAAGGTGTTAGCAACGTCGAAATCTTCTCAGCAATTTTATGTAGGTCGTAAGAATACTTCGCTTCTCGTTAGCCGTGCGTTGCAAGGTGTGAGAGACAACGAGGAAGAGATCATCGACGAGGATAATACGCGGAATAAAGTTATCGCGAAGCCTATTAATAGTAATGGGAGAATCGTAGGTGCGATTTACGTTGTCGCCTCCATGCAAGAGGTTTATCAGACAATGGAAAGAATCAATCAAATCTTCGTGTCAGGCACATTAATTGCGCTCGGGTTAACGACGATTCTAGGCGTACTGTTAGCGGGAACGATTACTTCTCCAATCAAAGTATTGACGAAGCAAGCAACTGCTGTTGCAGAAGGGCGCTTTACTGAGCGTGTTCCCGTATTTGGCAAAGATGAGATTGGCCAATTGAGCATGGCCTTTAATGATATGACTGATCGTCTGAGTGAAGCACTTGCAATCAATGAGGAAGAGAAAGAAAAGCTAGCTTCAATTCTGTCGAACATGAGTGATGGTGTACTTGCGACAGATGAATATGGTCGTGTCATTGTATCGAATAGACGGGCGCGCGGGATGCTTGGTGTGGACGAGCTCAAGGAAGGCATTGAGCTCTCGATCGCACTTGGTATTGAGAAGGAGCCGATCAATGATACGCTTCAAGGCAACGAAAATGCGTTGTTACTTCGTCGGGATGAGGATGAAGAAGAGGAGCTTGTGTTCCGAGTTACTTTGACGCCGATTCGTCGACGTGATCGTGGGGTTGCGGGTGCAATAGCTGTGTTACAGGACGTTACTGAGATGGAGAAGCTAGAGCATGCACGTAGAGAGTTCGTTGCCAATGTATCCCACGAGCTACGTACGCCACTGACGACAATAAAGAGTTATGCAGAAGCATTGGGAGATGGAGCATTAGAGGAGCCTCCTTTGGCTGACCGATTCGTAGGCGTTATTCGCAGTGAGACAGAGCGGATGATTCGGCTTGTGACAGACTTACTCCACCTTTCACGATTCGATTCAGGGCGCAATCAGCTTCGCGGTCAGAAGACGGATCTCAGCGAGATGCTAGAGGAAGTTGTTGACCGCTTCTCCTTCCAATTGAGGCAAAAGGCGATTACAGCATCGGTGAAGGTTGAACATAAGCTGAAGGGTGTATGGATTGACCGTGACGGAATCGACCAAGTGCTCGACAACTTGGTATCCAATGCGATCAAGTATACACTTGATGGCGGTACGATTGAGATATTAGCTAGACGCAATGAAGCCAGCTTACTCGCCATTATGATTAAGGATACAGGGATCGGTATTCCAAAAAAAGATCTTGCTCGAATATTCGAAAGATTCTATCGTGTGGACAAGGCGCGTTCGCGTAATATGGGGGGCACAGGCCTTGGTCTATCTATTGCCCGGGAAATTGTAAGAGCGCATGGCGGTACGATTACCATAGACTCCGAAGCGAATGTAGGCACAGTAGTAACGGTGCTACTACCCATCGTGTTGGAAGGAAGTGAGCCGAGATGA
- a CDS encoding trypsin-like peptidase domain-containing protein: MSFFDDDFFNTRVTRRSQNRRNRGSGFRPNTLSGSTVRVALISSVSSVLFIVILYLLFMDGKPTQSNAQPAMLSGQTLLEASERMINASDIAGPTVVSVINMTQQALDMEDKQMDWLHSDQVSEYASLGSGVIYKKQDDKAYVITNAHVIQDAVELYLVMNNGERKVANVVGKDTITDLAVLEVEGKDITKVIEIGSSKKLRVGEMVITIGNPLGFSGSVSEGIVSFKDRIIPVSLNQNGFYDWEQIVIQTTAAINQGNSGGAMIDLNGKLVGINSMKIADYGVEGIGFAIPIDDAMPILDSLLANGKVLRPYLGIYSMDLDFYSHSQDTSEWKDDLTDEEIATDDKTSNQALPDLPADVKQGIIVLEAVGPAQEAGLKFNDVIVALDGNPIQSTIELRKYLYSEKKIGESVEITYYRNGKKSTISVKLSEKTEE, translated from the coding sequence ATGAGTTTTTTCGATGATGATTTTTTTAACACACGGGTAACGAGACGCTCTCAAAATCGAAGGAACCGGGGCTCCGGCTTTAGACCAAATACGTTAAGTGGCTCGACTGTTCGCGTTGCGCTAATTTCTTCTGTATCAAGTGTATTGTTCATTGTTATACTGTATCTCTTGTTCATGGACGGTAAACCCACGCAATCGAATGCGCAGCCTGCAATGCTCTCCGGACAAACACTTCTTGAGGCGTCCGAAAGGATGATTAATGCCTCAGATATCGCAGGTCCTACTGTCGTAAGCGTAATTAATATGACGCAGCAGGCATTAGATATGGAAGACAAACAAATGGACTGGTTACATTCGGATCAAGTATCGGAATATGCGAGCTTAGGCTCAGGGGTCATATATAAAAAGCAAGATGATAAGGCTTATGTCATTACGAATGCACATGTCATCCAAGACGCGGTCGAGCTTTACCTCGTTATGAATAATGGGGAGCGAAAAGTCGCGAACGTTGTCGGCAAAGATACAATAACTGATCTAGCAGTTCTAGAGGTTGAAGGTAAAGATATTACGAAAGTGATCGAGATTGGGAGCTCTAAGAAGCTACGCGTTGGCGAAATGGTGATTACGATTGGCAATCCGCTCGGATTTAGTGGCTCCGTGTCGGAAGGAATCGTATCGTTCAAGGATCGAATTATTCCGGTGTCGCTTAACCAGAACGGCTTCTATGATTGGGAGCAGATCGTCATCCAAACGACAGCTGCGATTAATCAAGGAAATAGCGGCGGAGCAATGATTGATCTAAACGGAAAGCTAGTTGGCATTAATAGTATGAAGATTGCCGATTATGGCGTTGAGGGTATAGGATTTGCGATCCCGATTGATGATGCAATGCCTATTCTAGATTCACTTCTGGCGAATGGTAAAGTACTTAGACCTTATCTAGGCATCTACTCAATGGATCTAGATTTTTATTCGCACAGCCAAGATACTTCTGAGTGGAAAGATGACTTGACGGACGAAGAGATCGCTACCGATGATAAGACGTCCAATCAAGCGTTACCAGATCTTCCGGCTGATGTGAAGCAAGGTATTATTGTGCTTGAAGCGGTAGGTCCTGCACAAGAGGCGGGGTTAAAGTTTAATGATGTAATCGTTGCGTTAGATGGGAACCCGATTCAGAGTACAATTGAGCTTCGCAAATATTTGTATAGCGAGAAGAAAATTGGGGAATCTGTTGAAATAACTTATTATCGTAATGGAAAGAAATCGACGATTAGCGTAAAGCTTTCTGAAAAGACAGAAGAGTAG
- the yycH gene encoding two-component system activity regulator YycH → MMEKLKTIFLVLLVALSLVQSYFLAYSMPNLDAKAKSELDYVKTEPLGEEEVVNNLISPELLILHMGEDKHTVFYPSTQPYYDIILKKLQDRVFKGIQLEASNTVNWDQVRQEDQGVELRFGRAVPFELLQRVFKIEGNFVLSQDAIERIWIFSSKGREEVRTFFFSEDGRRVYEATRADLTVGDVEGYVGFGQFWDAYETDNGQLYYPTKPISRLLEIQVNYDRYSTDQMQANLFFDPNTTQSIPERLDTPLFYTDGKRGLSVEPASGWMTYTDPVAPTNSENDYIENVLAAVTFINQHGGWNGKHMLAQETVLEGESTIRFQQYYDQLPIVSSAALNIGYMQLVLQQGDVSSYERSLLVLGTQVTNKRSRQLLGGEPLKLLLAQAQASGRKVKALFPAYKPSFIDDQLSLNLVWAIRLDNGEVAILAESSPILS, encoded by the coding sequence ATGATGGAGAAGCTAAAAACGATATTCCTCGTCTTGCTAGTCGCATTGAGTCTCGTGCAGAGTTACTTCCTTGCTTACAGTATGCCTAACTTGGATGCCAAGGCGAAATCGGAGCTCGATTATGTAAAGACAGAACCTCTAGGTGAGGAAGAGGTTGTGAACAATCTCATTTCCCCTGAACTGCTCATCCTTCATATGGGAGAAGACAAGCACACGGTGTTTTATCCAAGTACGCAGCCGTATTACGATATTATTTTGAAGAAGCTACAGGATCGTGTATTTAAGGGTATTCAGCTTGAAGCGAGTAACACGGTCAATTGGGATCAGGTGCGTCAGGAAGATCAAGGTGTGGAATTACGATTTGGACGTGCAGTTCCATTCGAATTATTACAGCGCGTGTTCAAAATCGAAGGCAACTTCGTGCTTTCTCAAGATGCGATTGAACGGATATGGATTTTTTCAAGCAAGGGACGAGAAGAAGTGCGTACATTTTTCTTTAGCGAAGATGGACGCCGCGTCTATGAAGCGACACGCGCCGATCTAACGGTCGGAGATGTTGAGGGTTATGTGGGCTTTGGGCAATTTTGGGATGCTTATGAGACCGATAATGGACAATTATATTACCCGACTAAACCGATTTCTCGTTTGTTGGAGATACAGGTCAATTATGATCGCTATTCGACAGATCAGATGCAGGCTAACTTATTTTTCGATCCTAACACAACTCAAAGCATACCAGAACGATTAGATACACCGTTATTTTATACAGATGGGAAGCGCGGGCTTAGTGTCGAACCGGCAAGTGGGTGGATGACCTACACCGATCCTGTTGCTCCGACGAATAGTGAGAATGATTATATTGAAAATGTGCTTGCTGCAGTTACCTTTATTAATCAGCATGGAGGCTGGAACGGCAAGCATATGTTGGCGCAAGAGACCGTTCTCGAAGGAGAAAGCACAATTCGGTTTCAGCAATATTATGATCAACTTCCGATTGTGTCGAGTGCAGCACTCAATATTGGCTACATGCAGCTCGTGCTTCAACAAGGAGATGTATCCTCGTATGAACGTTCATTGCTCGTACTAGGTACGCAGGTGACAAATAAACGATCCAGGCAATTGCTTGGCGGTGAGCCGCTGAAGCTGTTGCTTGCCCAAGCACAAGCTTCTGGACGCAAGGTTAAAGCGTTATTCCCTGCCTATAAGCCAAGTTTTATCGATGACCAGCTTTCATTGAATCTTGTTTGGGCAATTAGGCTCGATAATGGTGAAGTCGCGATTTTAGCTGAATCTTCACCCATACTATCTTAA
- a CDS encoding MBL fold metallo-hydrolase encodes MGLRFTVLASGSTGNATVIQSDEATVLVDVGLSGKKIDELMKGRGVSGQDLDAILVTHEHSDHIKGLGAFARKHSLPVYANEKTWAAMQRLIGDIPDAQRFIMPADSVVEFADLRVESYAISHDAAEPVGYCFQADGAKLSLATDLGYVSDKVMRQLQQSDVLVLESNHDINMLRMGRYPWNIKRRILGDTGHLSNEAAGEALCSLLSEKTKRVYLAHLSQEHNMMDLAKLTVNNVLEENGLFYHKHEFSLCDTYPDKATEWDIVSQSMAQLIGSRA; translated from the coding sequence ATGGGGCTGCGGTTTACAGTATTAGCAAGTGGTTCAACAGGCAATGCGACCGTTATCCAAAGTGATGAAGCAACAGTGCTTGTTGATGTCGGTCTAAGTGGTAAGAAAATTGATGAATTAATGAAAGGGCGAGGCGTATCCGGACAAGATCTCGATGCGATTCTCGTGACACATGAACATTCTGATCATATTAAAGGACTCGGAGCTTTCGCTAGAAAGCATAGTCTCCCTGTCTATGCGAACGAGAAAACATGGGCTGCCATGCAACGATTAATAGGCGATATTCCGGATGCACAACGATTCATTATGCCTGCAGATAGTGTTGTCGAATTTGCAGATTTGCGGGTTGAATCCTACGCGATCTCGCATGACGCGGCAGAGCCAGTCGGATACTGTTTTCAAGCGGACGGAGCGAAGTTAAGTTTGGCGACAGACTTAGGCTACGTGAGTGATAAAGTGATGCGTCAGCTTCAACAATCCGATGTACTCGTACTTGAATCGAACCACGATATTAATATGTTGCGTATGGGACGCTACCCTTGGAACATTAAGCGGAGAATTCTCGGAGATACAGGACATCTTTCCAATGAGGCTGCAGGTGAAGCGCTTTGCAGCTTACTATCGGAGAAGACAAAGCGTGTCTATCTAGCTCATCTCAGTCAAGAGCACAACATGATGGATTTAGCCAAGCTTACAGTGAATAATGTATTAGAGGAGAACGGATTATTTTACCATAAGCACGAATTCTCACTATGTGATACGTATCCAGACAAAGCGACAGAGTGGGACATTGTATCCCAAAGCATGGCACAACTAATCGGATCAAGAGCTTAG
- a CDS encoding peptidoglycan DD-metalloendopeptidase family protein yields the protein MAVFRGTDRIRSAKVALRRTFRRVRSQDLKVLTYVRAIMKFFKNINSRTYRIAMVAAAAIIVVTGVVTTVVVARQNYVEAHMVPYYNVVLDGVSVGEISDKDKVAKLLSDKAAQLNKTNSKVIMVMDNQSVTYTDEKAYKKVTDDEATLTRLQGMLTTHAVGVVITVDGKKVGVVRDQQTADALLQKVKDLYVPAAAVATTSKKSGPEVRALAYTAKSADDESTSDPQSEIESISFIESVALTSEAIDASELSDLDELFATLTEGEPIPREYTVVSGDCVGCIASKLNISDELIYANNPWIKNDMIHIGDVIDLSESEPPMLNVESIEQVTQLEVIDPPVVYEKDDSIRLGQSKVRTEGKEGQQEVTYRQVKRNGGLIEEEIVKQTIIVEAVPTVILKGTKVIKGQGTGKFSWPVSSARLTSYLGKRWGRMHNGIDMIGKSTIKAADTGIVTFAGFKSGLGNCIIIDHKNGFETVYGHMKSLNAKKGQIVEKGDAIGVMGNTGHSTGTHLHFEIHLNDVVKNPLSYLK from the coding sequence ATGGCCGTTTTCAGGGGAACAGATCGGATCCGGAGCGCGAAAGTCGCCTTGCGACGAACCTTCCGGCGTGTTCGATCCCAGGACTTGAAAGTACTGACTTATGTCAGAGCAATCATGAAGTTTTTCAAAAATATAAATTCACGAACCTATCGTATAGCAATGGTCGCTGCCGCGGCAATCATCGTAGTTACAGGGGTCGTTACTACCGTTGTTGTAGCTAGACAGAATTATGTTGAAGCACATATGGTACCTTACTATAATGTTGTTCTTGATGGTGTATCCGTAGGCGAGATCAGCGACAAGGATAAGGTTGCTAAGTTGCTATCCGACAAAGCGGCACAACTGAATAAAACTAATTCAAAAGTCATCATGGTGATGGATAACCAGAGCGTTACATACACCGATGAAAAGGCTTACAAAAAAGTAACAGACGATGAAGCGACACTGACCCGTCTTCAAGGGATGCTAACCACACATGCAGTTGGTGTAGTTATTACTGTTGATGGGAAAAAGGTTGGAGTTGTTCGCGATCAACAGACAGCAGATGCTTTGCTACAAAAGGTAAAAGATTTATATGTGCCTGCAGCAGCGGTAGCAACGACTTCTAAGAAGTCGGGCCCAGAAGTTAGGGCATTAGCTTACACAGCAAAGTCTGCCGATGATGAGAGCACAAGTGATCCTCAAAGTGAAATTGAATCGATATCCTTCATTGAGAGCGTTGCTTTAACATCGGAAGCGATTGATGCGTCTGAACTGTCTGATCTAGATGAGCTGTTCGCTACACTAACAGAAGGCGAGCCGATCCCGCGTGAATATACAGTCGTAAGTGGTGACTGTGTCGGATGTATTGCATCCAAGCTGAATATCTCGGATGAATTGATTTATGCCAATAATCCTTGGATTAAAAATGATATGATTCATATTGGAGATGTCATTGATCTCTCTGAGTCAGAGCCTCCAATGTTGAACGTAGAGTCCATTGAGCAGGTTACTCAACTAGAAGTCATCGACCCACCTGTTGTTTATGAGAAAGATGACAGCATTAGATTGGGTCAATCTAAGGTGCGAACAGAAGGCAAAGAAGGTCAGCAAGAGGTTACTTATCGTCAAGTTAAGCGCAACGGTGGCTTAATTGAGGAAGAAATCGTCAAGCAGACCATTATTGTTGAAGCAGTGCCTACCGTAATTCTTAAAGGGACGAAAGTCATTAAGGGTCAAGGAACGGGCAAGTTCAGCTGGCCGGTCAGCAGCGCGAGACTGACAAGCTATCTCGGTAAGCGTTGGGGTCGAATGCACAATGGAATTGATATGATCGGGAAGAGTACGATTAAAGCAGCAGATACGGGAATTGTTACGTTTGCCGGCTTTAAGAGTGGACTTGGCAACTGTATCATTATCGACCATAAGAATGGCTTTGAAACGGTATATGGACACATGAAGAGCTTAAATGCGAAGAAGGGTCAGATTGTGGAGAAGGGCGACGCAATTGGAGTTATGGGTAATACCGGTCACTCTACGGGTACGCATCTTCACTTCGAAATTCATCTTAACGATGTTGTGAAAAATCCATTAAGCTATCTTAAATAA
- a CDS encoding ABC transporter transmembrane domain-containing protein — translation MFEVLKKLSWFFRTEWKRYSSATILLIVVGVIAVIPPKLIGLIIDGIQQGTLTSNGAMTLLLVWVTLAIADYGITYVWHYQLFGGAFVLERTLRARLMRHLLRMTPTFYERNRTGDLMARATNDIGAVANTAGFGILTLIDSTIFMLTVLVVMAGTISFKLTLAALLPLPIMAFLLKHFGKKIHERFILQQEAFGKMNDQVLESVSGVRVVRAFVQERADQQRFSDTTEEVFNRNIAVARVDAIFEPMVKILVGLSYLIGLCYGALLVFNNEITLGEMIAFNMYLGMLIWPMFALGELINIMQRGNASLDRIDETLGAKPDVAEAQEPIMLDLPESLAFSHLTFRYPSSHINNLVDISVSLKRGQTLGIVGRTGSGKTTLLKQLLREYPEGQGSLKVGGVPIQELELEQIRGWIGYVPQQPILFSKTIRENIWFGDTGTEQDENRLNRALELASFRKDVVFLPDGLETLVGEKGVALSGGQKQRVSIARAVIADPEILMLDDALSAVDAKTETEILDGIRRERAGKTTLITTHRLSAVQHADWIIVMDEGQIVEQGTHEQLLEIGGWYKEQYDRQQLVSVVES, via the coding sequence ATGTTCGAAGTATTAAAGAAGTTAAGTTGGTTTTTCCGCACAGAATGGAAGAGGTATTCGAGCGCGACGATTTTACTGATTGTCGTTGGAGTTATTGCAGTCATCCCGCCAAAGCTCATTGGACTGATCATTGATGGTATTCAGCAAGGCACATTGACGAGTAACGGGGCAATGACGTTACTCCTCGTATGGGTTACGCTCGCCATTGCAGATTATGGAATTACGTATGTATGGCACTATCAATTGTTCGGTGGAGCATTCGTGCTTGAACGTACACTGCGTGCGCGGTTAATGCGCCATCTGTTACGGATGACGCCAACGTTCTATGAGCGCAACCGAACGGGGGATCTGATGGCACGAGCGACCAACGATATTGGTGCAGTAGCGAATACAGCCGGATTTGGCATATTGACGTTGATCGATTCAACGATCTTCATGCTCACTGTGTTGGTTGTTATGGCTGGAACGATCAGCTTCAAGCTGACGCTTGCTGCATTGCTTCCTCTCCCGATTATGGCGTTTTTGCTTAAACACTTCGGGAAAAAAATTCATGAACGATTCATCTTACAACAGGAAGCATTCGGAAAGATGAACGACCAGGTGCTGGAGTCTGTATCGGGGGTGCGTGTCGTTCGTGCTTTCGTTCAGGAAAGAGCAGACCAGCAGCGCTTTAGCGATACAACTGAGGAAGTTTTCAATAGAAATATTGCCGTCGCTCGAGTGGATGCCATCTTCGAACCGATGGTGAAAATTTTGGTCGGGCTAAGTTATTTAATTGGTCTATGTTATGGTGCTTTACTCGTATTCAATAATGAAATTACGCTAGGTGAAATGATTGCATTTAATATGTATCTCGGTATGCTCATATGGCCGATGTTCGCACTTGGAGAGCTCATTAATATTATGCAGCGGGGTAATGCTTCACTGGATCGGATTGATGAAACGCTTGGTGCGAAACCAGATGTAGCCGAAGCGCAGGAGCCTATTATGCTCGATCTACCGGAATCATTGGCATTCAGTCACTTGACCTTCCGTTATCCGTCTTCCCATATTAACAACCTCGTGGATATCTCAGTCTCCTTAAAACGAGGTCAAACATTAGGCATCGTCGGACGGACAGGAAGCGGGAAGACGACATTACTGAAGCAGCTGCTTCGCGAATATCCGGAGGGTCAAGGCAGCTTGAAGGTAGGCGGTGTTCCGATTCAGGAGTTGGAACTAGAGCAAATTCGCGGTTGGATAGGATATGTGCCACAACAGCCCATTCTCTTTAGTAAAACCATTCGTGAAAACATTTGGTTCGGTGATACTGGGACTGAGCAAGATGAAAATCGTTTGAATCGTGCATTAGAGCTTGCATCTTTCCGCAAAGATGTCGTGTTCCTTCCAGATGGCTTAGAGACATTAGTTGGGGAGAAGGGTGTTGCATTATCTGGTGGTCAAAAGCAGCGGGTAAGCATTGCACGTGCAGTGATCGCTGACCCAGAAATATTAATGCTTGATGATGCACTATCTGCAGTAGACGCGAAGACGGAAACTGAAATTCTTGACGGAATTCGCCGTGAGCGTGCCGGCAAGACGACACTCATTACGACGCATCGTTTATCAGCGGTACAGCATGCGGATTGGATCATCGTCATGGATGAAGGACAGATTGTGGAGCAAGGTACACATGAGCAATTGCTCGAAATTGGCGGTTGGTACAAGGAACAATATGATCGTCAACAGCTTGTTTCCGTAGTAGAAAGCTAA
- the yycI gene encoding two-component system regulatory protein YycI encodes MDWRRAKSVLIIAFLMLNVLLGYQLWTEWRERLNTTADWTSLPPETQQVMREKNIKFKVEAKIPTETPLMRELTYTFNKRVGLTAEERIVLDPAPETRIVYFEQELADSLGDVIPDLSAYTFDDPSSREGVFVFNRMIYGFPIFKIHLEFYYSEQRIRTYSQDLIDIQPSLTESEQKVLPASKAIASLIERNLPADSTIKEIRLGYYGEIFDVTDRQVVAPSWRVLLENGEVYYVNAISAEVATEKVDVQANS; translated from the coding sequence ATGGATTGGAGACGAGCCAAAAGCGTACTCATTATCGCATTCTTGATGCTTAATGTTTTGCTAGGATATCAGCTCTGGACGGAATGGCGAGAACGTCTGAATACGACAGCCGATTGGACATCCCTACCTCCTGAAACCCAACAAGTGATGCGCGAGAAAAATATTAAGTTCAAAGTAGAAGCGAAAATCCCGACAGAAACCCCGCTCATGCGCGAGCTAACGTATACGTTTAATAAGCGAGTAGGGTTGACGGCAGAGGAACGAATTGTGTTAGATCCTGCACCAGAAACGAGAATTGTATATTTTGAGCAGGAGCTCGCTGATTCGTTAGGAGATGTGATCCCCGATCTTAGTGCTTACACGTTTGATGACCCAAGTAGTCGCGAGGGCGTGTTCGTCTTTAATCGGATGATTTACGGATTCCCGATCTTCAAAATTCATTTGGAGTTTTATTATAGTGAACAACGTATTCGAACGTATAGCCAAGATCTCATCGACATTCAACCGTCGCTGACGGAGAGTGAACAGAAGGTGCTACCCGCATCGAAGGCGATTGCAAGTCTAATTGAACGTAATCTGCCAGCAGATTCGACGATTAAAGAAATTCGCTTAGGTTATTACGGTGAAATTTTCGATGTGACGGACCGACAGGTAGTGGCCCCCTCATGGAGGGTTTTGTTAGAAAATGGCGAAGTGTACTATGTGAATGCGATCAGCGCCGAGGTTGCTACAGAGAAAGTGGATGTTCAAGCGAATTCATAA
- a CDS encoding CxxH/CxxC protein: MYCICREHAELAVDKFVDEYEDAPDLINLQTTVFTAWEPPEKCDWCDNPAEILVI, translated from the coding sequence ATGTACTGTATTTGCCGTGAACACGCAGAATTAGCTGTCGATAAGTTCGTAGATGAATACGAGGATGCACCCGATCTTATTAATTTACAGACGACGGTATTTACAGCTTGGGAACCACCAGAGAAGTGTGATTGGTGCGATAATCCAGCGGAAATTTTAGTCATATAG
- the yycF gene encoding response regulator YycF — protein sequence MPGKILVVDDERPIADILKFNLEKEGYEVICAFDGEAAVRLAFEEDPDLILLDLMLPIKDGMDVCREVRAKLSTPIIMLTAKDSEIDKVLGLELGADDYVTKPFGTRELLARVKAHLRRQRNLEARTDEEATAEIERQGLKLFNLFIDTDMYVVYKNNQPLDLTHREFELIHYLARNNGKVMTREHLLQAVWGFEYFGDVRTVDVTIRRLREKLEDDPSRPEIILTRRGLGYMVRNPKMTGGLYG from the coding sequence ATGCCAGGTAAAATTTTAGTTGTGGACGATGAACGTCCGATCGCAGATATTCTAAAGTTCAACCTTGAGAAGGAAGGCTATGAGGTCATCTGTGCCTTTGATGGTGAAGCAGCCGTTCGACTCGCATTTGAAGAGGACCCTGATCTCATCCTACTGGATCTCATGCTCCCGATTAAGGATGGCATGGACGTATGCCGTGAGGTACGGGCAAAGCTGTCGACCCCAATCATTATGTTGACCGCCAAAGATAGCGAAATCGACAAGGTGCTCGGGTTGGAACTCGGTGCGGACGATTACGTGACGAAGCCTTTCGGCACACGTGAGCTACTCGCAAGAGTTAAGGCGCACCTGCGTCGCCAACGCAACCTAGAGGCGCGGACCGATGAAGAAGCTACTGCTGAGATTGAACGACAGGGGTTAAAGCTTTTCAATCTATTTATTGATACAGATATGTATGTCGTCTATAAGAATAATCAACCGTTAGACTTAACGCATCGTGAGTTTGAGCTTATTCACTATTTGGCACGTAATAATGGAAAAGTTATGACAAGGGAGCATCTGCTACAAGCGGTGTGGGGCTTCGAATATTTCGGCGATGTACGGACTGTCGATGTGACGATTCGCAGACTGCGTGAAAAACTGGAGGATGACCCTAGTCGTCCGGAAATAATACTGACAAGACGAGGGCTCGGTTACATGGTGCGTAATCCGAAGATGACAGGCGGTCTCTACGGATGA